From Triticum urartu cultivar G1812 chromosome 2, Tu2.1, whole genome shotgun sequence, a single genomic window includes:
- the LOC125533727 gene encoding putative non-inhibitory serpin-10: MNEKTNDKYGMIKKREHVTKKLILHCMDQPAAAAAEVNALIAETTRGRISDLVSPDSFQGDPKIVLANAMHFKATWARRFDPSDTVRRDFRRFDGTSVLVPFLSDPGMQYATSFDDLGFKVLQCFYKMAGRDGKLDPKAPLFSMLVFLPHRRDGLRDLLRLAVTEPDFVMRCAPRREQVVSPCLLPKFKFSFRFDATDALRGLGLAAPFDPLAADLSGAVSNMPPEGLYVSAIEQMCAVEVDEEGTTAVAAFYTHTSPTYSLCGRPPPPPMSFVADHPFLFAIVEYGKGEVLFLGHVVDPSS, from the coding sequence ATGAACGAAAAAACTAACGATAAGTACGGCATGATTAAGAAACGCGAGCACGTGACTAAGAAACTGATTTTGCATTGCATGGATCagccggcggcagcggcggctgaGGTGAACGCCCTCATCGCAGAGACCACGCGGGGCCGCATCAGCGACCTCGTCTCCCCGGACTCGTTTCAAGGCGACCCCAAGATCGTCCTCGCCAACGCCATGCACTTCAAGGCCACCTGGGCACGGAGGTTCGACCCGTCAGACACCGTCCGCCGCGACTTCCGCCGCTTCGACGGCACGTCCGTGCTGGTGCCGTTCCTCTCCGACCCCGGGATGCAGTACGCCACCAGCTTCGACGACCTCGGCTTCAAGGTCCTCCAGTGCTTCTACAAGATGGCGGGGCGCGACGGCAAGCTCGACCCAAAGGCGCCGCTCTTCTCCATGCTCGTATTCCTCCCGCACCGGCGCGACGGGCTCCGCGACCTCCTGCGGCTGGCGGTCACCGAGCCGGACTTCGTCATGCGCTGCGCTCCCCGGCGCGAGCAGGTGGTCAGCCCCTGCCTCCTCCCCAAGTTCAAGTTCTCCTTCCGGTTCGACGCCACGGACGCGCTGCGCGGCCTCGGGCTCGCCGCGCCGTTCGACCCGCTGGCCGCCGACCTGTCGGGGGCGGTGTCGAACATGCCCCCGGAAGGGCTCTACGTGTCGGCCATCGAGCAGATGTGCGCCGTCGAGGTGGACGAGGAAGGCACGACGGCGGTAGCAGCGTTCTACACGCATACGAGCCCGACCTATAGCCTGTGTgggcggccgccgccgccgccaatgAGCTTCGTGGCGGACCACCCATTCCTGTTCGCCATCGTCGAGTATGGCAAGGGCGAGGTGTTGTTCCTCGGCCACGTCGTGGACCCTTCCAGTTGA